In the genome of Methylotenera mobilis JLW8, the window GCAGGCATCGTCACTTAGTGCCAAAAAATGCCATGAGCCATTCAAATGCTTGAATGGTCCATTTTTTAATTGTATCTCCATGGCAAGCGGAAAGGTCTTATGGTTTTCTGTAGTGAAATTCTGGCGTAGACCATGATAATCTATATGCAAAGTGGCTACCGTGCTGGCATCATCTTGTTGAATTAAATCAACCCCGCCACACCAAGGTAAAAATTTGGGGTATTGCTCTACGTCATCGACTAACAGGAACATGCTGCCTGCTGAGTGGTTGACTAAAACGGTTTTTTTAACATGCGCCATGCTTGCCTTTAAACGTTACCTTAAATCTGATTGGCTCAAACATGAGCAAATTACTTGTTATTACTCAAGATGTTCAACCAAACAAACAAGAGAGTAGAGTAAAATGGCGATTTTAAGCTATTCGCCAAGAAATTTTTAGTTTTATGAGCATCGCACAAAATAAAAAAGCTTTTTTTGATTATTTTATCGAAGATAAATATGAGGCTGGTATCGTTTTAGAGGGCTGGGAAGTCAAGGCGATACGAGAAAATCGTATTAATATTAAAGAGGCGTATGTCATTATTCAGCGTGGCGAGGTCTATTTGATCGGGTGCCACGTAACGCCGCTGGGCGCTGCTTCTACACATATTCGTCCAGATGCAATTAGAACGCGTAAGTTGCTGCTACATAATGAAGAAATATCAAGATTGATCGGCAAGGTGGAGCGTTCAGGTTACACTTTGGTGCCGCTTGATATGCATTTTTCTAAAGGGCGCGTAAAAGTGCAGATTGGCCTTGCTAAAGGTAAGAAGCAGCATGATAAACGTGACACAGAAAAAGCCAAGGATTGGGAGCGCGAAAAAGGCCGAATCATGCGTGCGCATAATAAATAGTTTTGTTGACCATTGTAAAAGCGTATAATCTAGCTTGCTTATGAAATTACAACGGTTGAACTGTTGGAGATTTCATCTGTCAGATTGTAGCTGTTTTCTTAGTTACAGACTTATGGGGCTGACCAGGTTTCGACGTGGGTTGCAAAGCAGTGCAGGGCATACCGAGGACTAGTCACCTCGTAAATAAACTAGAAAAAGTATAGTCGCAAACGACGAAACTTACTCTCTAGCAGCTTAATCCTGCTGGACGCTGCACCATCTCTCCCGTGGGGTGGATTGGGGTAACCCATACGCAGTGTCATATACACGGGATACGTGTTGTGTTGGGTTACTTAGCACATCATTAACCTTAAGGTAGCTCGCGTGTAAACTGCTTGTCTGTTGGTGTGTTACACGTTAAATTAAACAACAAGGCTAAGTATGTAGAACTGTCTGTGGAGGGCTTGCGGACGCGGGTTCGATTCCCGCCTGCTCCACCATTTTAGTGTTTCATCTAGTATCAAATAAAGTGCTTTTTGGTTGATTGTTAGAATATACAGCTCAATTTAACACTTATAAAACCTGCTTAAACGCAGGTTTTTTTTCGCCTAATGAATATTATCAATGCCAATTTGCTTTGTTCTTTTTGAAGTTGGATCATTTCAAATAAAACAGCGATAGAGTGTAGCGATTTAGGTGGGTATGAGTTCGTGAGTATTATTAATAAGATTTTTAGTGTGCATGACATTCAAATACTTGAAGAAAAATTCTCCATAAGTTTAGCAAGTCGCTTGATGTGAATGGTAGAGTGATATTTACTAACTCTAGTATTTTAAATTGAAGTGTGTGAAATAAAGCCTGAAGTTTAGCAGGCTGGTGCTTGCAACTTTTCACCTGCTTTATTCCGATGCTATCTACATTTTGCTACCTCAATAAACTTTTGGTTATTTTATGCAAGCTCGTTAGACAGTTTGTTTGCCTCAATTAATGCAGAGAATTGTGCCGCAGGGATAGGTTTTCCAAACAAGTAGCCTTGTCCTTCCATGCATTTTTTCTCAAGCAAATAGTGTCGCTGGTTTTCTGTTTCGATTCCTTCTGCAATGGTTTTTAATTTAAAACTGCGCGCTATATCTAAAGTGGCTCGTATTACGGAAGCATCTTGTTCTTGATCTAGCATGCCATGCACAAATGATTGGTCAATCTTGATGCGCGTTAATGGGTAGGTTTTGAGTAAACTTAATGAGGCGTAGCCAGTGCCAAAGTCATCCATGGCAATACCAACCCCATAATTGTGCAACTGGCGGAGGCTGTTAAGCACTACGTCATCGTTGTCCGGTGCAATATTTTCTGTAACCTCTAACTCTAGTGCCTCCGGCGGCAAACCATGTCGATCTAGTGTTTCAATTACTTCAGTCACTATGTCGCCGACATGAAACTGAGCCCCGAAAAGATTTACGCCCATGCGCATGTTAGGTGCGCCATTCCTGCGCCAATATGCAACTTGTGCGCATGCTTCATCCA includes:
- a CDS encoding type II toxin-antitoxin system RatA family toxin gives rise to the protein MAHVKKTVLVNHSAGSMFLLVDDVEQYPKFLPWCGGVDLIQQDDASTVATLHIDYHGLRQNFTTENHKTFPLAMEIQLKNGPFKHLNGSWHFLALSDDACKVEFSLNYEFENHFLEKIIAPVFNHIANTFVDGFVKRANAVYAK
- the smpB gene encoding SsrA-binding protein SmpB codes for the protein MSIAQNKKAFFDYFIEDKYEAGIVLEGWEVKAIRENRINIKEAYVIIQRGEVYLIGCHVTPLGAASTHIRPDAIRTRKLLLHNEEISRLIGKVERSGYTLVPLDMHFSKGRVKVQIGLAKGKKQHDKRDTEKAKDWEREKGRIMRAHNK